A genomic window from Glaciihabitans sp. INWT7 includes:
- a CDS encoding PLDc N-terminal domain-containing protein, with translation MYLIPALDLLVMVFALVDIIRADRWSIRYLDKSIWIIIVILLPVIGAVLWFVLGRDYGQAVDRGSFGDPRRREVVVLPESSTERELAALEREIAQQEQDDRLRRLEAKLRALQAEGSPNSPEN, from the coding sequence ATGTACCTCATCCCCGCGCTGGACCTGCTGGTGATGGTCTTCGCGCTCGTCGACATCATCCGGGCGGACCGCTGGAGCATCCGGTACCTCGACAAGTCGATCTGGATCATCATCGTCATCCTGCTGCCCGTGATCGGCGCGGTGCTCTGGTTCGTGCTCGGACGGGATTACGGGCAGGCGGTCGACCGGGGGAGCTTCGGCGACCCGCGCCGACGGGAGGTCGTGGTGCTCCCCGAGAGCTCCACCGAGCGCGAGCTCGCTGCACTGGAGCGTGAGATCGCGCAGCAGGAGCAGGATGACCGCCTCCGCCGCCTCGAGGCGAAACTGCGTGCGCTGCAGGCGGAGGGCAGCCCGAATAGTCCCGAGAACTGA